Genomic window (Oryza sativa Japonica Group chromosome 3, ASM3414082v1):
CAAAAATGCATCATCCAAGAGCGTTGTATAATTAAATAGTAACAAGAGAGTAAAGCATGTATTCCATTTGCATCAGGTAGTAAGCACTCACCAGCAAACCCTCCTTCAATTGTCAGCGTTGTATAATTAAATAGTAACAAGAGAGTAAAGCATGTATTCCATTTGCATCAGGTAGTAAGCACTCACCAGCAAACCCTCCTTCAATTGTAGCTGACGGAGAAAGTGCATCACCAATGCGCACAGAAAGTGAACCACCTGATTCTGTTGCCTTTTCTAAATCAGATAAACCAAAATAATCCCTTGACAGTTCAATTATCTGTCATTCAGTAATGCAAACTGAGAGTAAGAAATGGGCATATGAAAATGGATGCGTGGAGCACAAGGGATAAGTCTAAAGAAAAATAATGCAAAGAGGTGCTTGAGCTAGCTTAACAGCCTTAACTAGGAATATATTACTGAATTTCTTTTTGCAACACAATAAGTAACAATGTGAAAATATTTCACTACCATCTGTGAGCCTGTGGTCACCAAACaattaaaaagagagagaacaatGAAAAGAGTGTTCACCTTAGGATCAATCTCCCATCCAACAAGTTGCAACCAAGGATAAAATTTTAGCATCAGATGTGCTGCAGTCCCAGCACCCTGAAAAAGAAACAGGGGAAAAGACAGGAATCATAATGTGCATTGAATATCCACAAGCGTGTGAAGAGGTAAGTTGCCCGTGAAAAAAATAGAAGTGAGTTGTTCAAATGAAAAGCCTCCGTAATGCTTGTGGATGTATGCTGGAATTGTGATGTGTGCTGATAATCTAATTGCAATTGGTCGGTAAGACATCCATTCAGGCCTTCCCAAACCCTCTAAGCATGGCAGGAATTTTGCTTTTTATGCATAGTAGTTATGCAGAACAATGAAGTATGATGAACAAGATAATAGGTGAATCATGCACCAAGTGATTTACCAATCCTAGAAGAGCAACAGGACCACGTGGAACAACAGCTGGTAGGCTCACGAACTCATCCTGTACAATAGGAAAAGCACACCGTATTAAGCATTTACATTGAGCAGCCATTTTTAAAGGATGAAAAACATCATTTCAAACAGAATAGTTGGCGTAGAAATAGGATGCGTTTTGCAAAGAAACCAACCCATCACATAGATAACAAGTACCTATATGAGCATattatagtctttttttttttttggtactaAACTGCTATCCAACTACCAGGAGCCTATTACTGTCCTTCTCAAAAACTTGTTTATCATGGATAGTTGACGGGATAGAGCGTCAAATTCCTAATGCATACAAGGCGCTCAACAATATTATGCTTGTATGTCAAAATGGCACATTAGTAATCTAAATTCAACTCGATCAGTTCAGATTACTCATACGATAAATGCATACCCTGTCAGCACTCCCGATTGAAATCGCTCTCAAATCTCACACTCAACTCAAACTTTCAACTGGATCAATTTGGGAACACTGGACGAACAGCTTGTAGGCATGAACCTTGGTAGACAAAGGTTTTCGTGCTTTGCTAGTTAATCTGCAGCTTTTCGGTTTTCTTCCCTCCGTTTTGAACGACAATTACAACAAGGTTAGGGCCACGATCCCATGGTGCGCTCCGTGACCGGTTAGTGGTGAATGCTATCCCATACGCCCCGGGTCACGGCGCACGACGGCACGACGCGCTCGCCGGCTCAACGGATTCAGCAAAAGCAGGCGAAACAAAACAGCAAACACCTCACATGCAATCTAAACTACGCTATAAAGATTAGAAGCAAAGGATTACAGTTCTATACCCAATATGAGTTGGTCCAGACTCCGGTCTTGGGGAGAACGCTGTGAACATTCCCTGCACGATACAACCAATCGGGAGCACGAACTCACCAAACGAATCCAATTTCGAGGCGGAGGAAGAAATCGCAGTGTGCAGCGCAATACGTACGGTTGGTGTCGAGGAGGAGGTAGCGGGTGGCGGGCGAGTCGATGATCATGATGACCTCGTTGAAGTCGCTACCGGTGATGGCGAGGAGCGtgtactcctcctcctcctccttcgccgcttGCTCCTGCTGCTCGGTGGCTGGAGGGGCGGagacttcgccgccgccaccgggggCGCAGTacagcggccgccgcgccgaggcCGCTCCCCgtcgagggaggagggagactcGGGTGGCGGAGCGGCGTTGGGGCTTGgcttcgcggcggcggtggcggtggaggaggcgaggcggggaGAAGGTTAGCGGCATGGTGGCCATTGCTGATGAGATAGAATGCTAATGCACGGCGAGGGATTGGGTTCCCACGATTTCAAGCCGTTGATGGAGATGGCGGGTTAGGAATTCCCTTTTGATAACTGCAAAGCGTATTAGCGTAATCGGTTCTTCTCTTAAACCATGATTATTTCTTAAGAGGCCTTTTCGGATGAGGCCCGAtaagagaaaatttcagaggCCCAGCAGATATAGTCTTACAATGTTATGGGCCATAATTGGGCCTGAGTATTCTAGTGTGGTTGGTTTCATCTGAAATCAAACTGCGAAGCAAGCAAGCAGTAAACTCCCAGAATAATAGCATTTCAAACCTGTACAAGACAAACAATCTTGATGTGTTGTATTGATTCGAAACTTCGAACGGCTGTTTCAGAATATGAgcaattttttttgggacaggAAGAATATGACCATAGTACTTAACTTTCTCGCAGGTACCACCTACTCCAGGTGATTGTGCATGATAAAATGAATCTGCAGCTAACAACCTAGCCTCTCCCCAACTTCCAATCAGTTTGGTCAATTGGAgcctttggacacatgcatcgGACGCCAATTGAcctgtcgccggccgccgggagACACGCCGCGACAGGGGCCACGACGCCGCCATGACATCCGTAAAACCAGCAAAGCTGCAAAGACATCGCGGCCGACACTGACGCACGCAACGGCGCACGTCAGATGAGCCCACGTTCCTTGAGATCGCCGGCAAATACACTGGGAATTCGATGTTTCACCGATCCGCCGGCGCCGTCTCGCGCACCGACGCAGTTTCTATCAACCACTCTCTCCATCCACCAAATTAGCCAAAAGAAAAAGGTTCGGTTGGTACTTGGTAGGCTAAGCTTTCTAGCTCGTTTTCTTTGTGCTTTGGCTCGCTATCAACGAGCAGCCTCCCGCACTTCACGGCCTAATCTCCATCAAATTGCAGTGACAATAATGTACTCTTAAACGTATTTAATGACACGTACACATGCAGCGAATCCCGAGGACGTGGATTTATACTGCAACTGTAGTTAACGTGTCAGCGCAGTGCGTGCATGCGTGCGTGCAAGCGTGCAAGGTGCAACTGTACTGCATGCAGCATGCGTGGACAAGACGTACATTAGCTAGTTGGTAGTGGCGCTGTACGGGAGAGGTTTcgttggccggcggcgagggcggtggtggttgtgttcgccggcgccggcgaagagCTCCTCACAGACGTCGGCGAAGGCGCGGAGgatgaggtggtggtggcgcgacGAGTTGAGCGAGAGGAAGCGATGCAGCAGCTCCCGCAGCTCGGGGGTGGCCGTGATCTCGTTCTCCACGATCATCTGCGCCATCGACCGCCGGAAGTCGCCCAGCGGGTCGTCCGACTCCGTCACCACCGGCacgctctcctcctccagccgcccgcgccgccgcctgccgcctgaCGATGCATCGCTCGCGCTCCTCctgtgccgcggcggcggcggcgtcgccggcctgATCCCGCGGTCTTCCCGGACGCCCAGCGCGCGCACGCCGCGCTCCAGCTCGCGCAGCTGCAGCAGGAGCGTGCCCACGCTCGGCGTGCCATCCGCGTCGTGCACGGTGTTCGGCGCGGGCGTGGGCACGGTCACCCTCGTCGTCTTCGCCGACGTCGCGGTAGCACTTGACGTCATCGTCGGTGGCGTGGTCGTGGCGGGCGAGATattgccggcggcggagagccgGGACACGACGGACACCGActtggcgccgccgcagccgcacatGAAGCCGCGCGCGGCCGCTGCGCTCGaacccttcttcttcttcttcttcgatgGTAGGCCCTGATCGGCCATGCCGCGACGTGTCGTCGCTTTCATGTCCTTGGGTTGAGAGCAAGTGAGCTTGTGCGCTGTTTGTTGTGGACTAGCTACACCAGCTATAGTGGGGAGCTAGGGGGACAGACTTCTTAAAGCCTGGGCTTAACAAGAGCCAGCTAGGTGAATTTCAGACATGCTGATGCAGTAGCAGCAATTACTCAACTACAGACACATTTATAATTCCAAGTCATTAACCAAAAAATTAGTATCACGCTATCCGTTGTTAGGAGGTCAGTGTCAGATTCTGGTCGATTTACCAGCGGTAATCTTGGGTCAATCCAGGGTGAAAACAACATTGACTTACAAAGTATAGCTCAATACTATTTCTGACCGTTCAGTTAATCGGTTACTACTCCTATTTGTTTCAGACTTATACGCTTACCATTCTGTTCGTGTACAGATGTACTGATGCTTTCAGATTTTGCATAACTCTATTTGCAAGGGAAGTTATTACAAAACGCACGCAAGGTTGTACTGCTACGTCAGAAACAGGGCAAAGAACACATCAGACAAATGAAAAACTAACATACCATTTCCCAAGCTTGCGCGCGATTTGCGCAACTAAATCCCAGCGAATAGAACAAAAGAGCAGATGACACGAGACAGAGGAAAATCCAAGGGATGTCAAAGCGAAGTGACGGGAGATTTGGATGGGCCTAATTAACAGATTTCCTTTCAAGGTCAGAGACCCTACTGCAAACAGCAAGATTACACTACAGAGTACAGTACAGTGCAGAGGAGGAGAGATGCCTTGGAAGAAACACTGTGCTGGGCCTGGACGTTTGTTTGCTTGCTTGTCACATGCATCTTCTGCTGGTAATACATTCCGGCCACGCTAGGCAAAGTGCTCCCCGTGCTCTGCTGCTCATGATCATGATCATGTCCTCAACAGAAGGCCACCAAACTTACATGCTTGCTGTCCCTGCAGCTAACCGAGATTGAACTAGTGAAGTGAATCAGACTGTCAGGAGGTAATTGATGCAGTAGGAACACCAAACAGCAGGTGTAACAGACAAGTGTGTCTTCTTTAGAGATACTGATCATTAGATGATGGTAATGTGGCATACATCAAAACGAAAAAAATGCTTCATTAGACTGCTGGCCTATTctgcaaaaaataaataaataaataaatcgcATTCTTTTTAAATTGGCATGTCCTGCCTTTTTGAGTTTTGACTCTAGCACAGGCACTTGGTACTCGATCAAACATGTTGTCTCCTGATAAAAGGTGGCAACTCCTGTATCAGATGCATCCTGGGGTGATTGATTGGAAACAAGAATAGTTGTCTTCGATCGTTGTGATGGACAAATGGTGTGGAATCTCAATGATGTCTTGATTGGCTTCATGGCTGACGGCTCATGTCTACCTGGGTATCAGGCATGGAGCATTACGACCGGACTCAAATGATGGTATCAGCGCCGGCGAAGGCAATGGGCCAAACTAGGGTCATATCCAGAGAAGTCTAGCCAAACACTGATCTTAACTCAGCCCAACTGATTCTTGGCCCAGTACTACATATCATTTCTCAGCCCATCTAGCATAAATTGGTAGAAACAGCCCAAATACCCGCAAAAAACAGAAAGCAGCCCAACATCTGCCTTGTGAAAATTGGGCCTGAAATACTAACAAGCCCATTATATCCACTTACAAAGGCCCTAAGTGGAATaaataaggaataagttcatctgaggtcccttaacttgtcaatgaATCCGATTTCCGTCCCTCATCCggaaaaccagacacaacgggtccctcaactatcaaaaccggtgcagattagttcattcggtggttttgaaagcggttttagctgacgtggcgcctacgtggctaatttaacTCGGTCTTCATTTGACGTGGCATTAACGTGGCgattacgtggcaattcgatccggaaaaataataaaacccgtaAGACCCACGTGTAAGTCTCAcacagaaaataataaaaaaaagtggtgGGACCCACAGTCAGTCCAActcacctctcctcttcttcctcctctctccccatctccctatcttcatctctctctcctctcctctcctctcttcaggcgacggagaggcagcggcacgcGGCGGCAGTGCGGCCGGACAACGGTGCCTATGCGGAGGAGCTCGGCCGAGCGACGGCTCGGCGCGAGCGTGGCCGTGTGGCGGCGCCGGCCCCGGCACGGGTCGCGGCCTCGGCGGTGCGGACGGGCAGCGGTGCCGATGCGGAGGAGCTCGGCCGAGGGACGGCGGCACCATTTCTGGCTTCcctgcctcctccctccccgcccacctcgccggccgccgcgcgccgcccgtctcccgtctccgccgcgcgctgCTTTGCTGCTGGTGAGGtgagagaaaaagaaacagtGAGAGAGATGACCAGTTCGCTCGCGCTGCCCGCAACTTTCTCCTACCTCCGGCCGTCCAACTCCTCTTCCCTCTCACAGGCTCACACACTTGGCGCGCCCCTTGATCAATTCGTTCCCCTTCTTTTTCTTCCCCCTTGCTTGCAGATGGGGGCAACTAGAGGAAGCGGCTGAGACAGGCAGAGGCGGCGGGCATGGTGGCGCCGCATGCAGAAGTGTCGTTGCAGCCGCAGGCGCAGGGGCAAGGGGCACAAGGTAGTGAGCCTCGCGCAGCTGCACAAGCGGCCGGCGGTGACGGTGCTCAGTCTCGAGTTAGACGATGGCGGGTCGGAGCACGTGTCGACGACGGCCTCCTCCGCATCGTCTCTCCTCTCCGAGACGAGCTCGTCACGCAATTCGACCAGTAC
Coding sequences:
- the LOC4331470 gene encoding uncharacterized protein; translated protein: MATMPLTFSPPRLLHRHRRREAKPQRRSATRVSLLPRRGAASARRPLYCAPGGGGEVSAPPATEQQEQAAKEEEEEYTLLAITGSDFNEVIMIIDSPATRYLLLDTNRNVHSVLPKTGVWTNSYWDEFVSLPAVVPRGPVALLGLGAGTAAHLMLKFYPWLQLVGWEIDPKIIELSRDYFGLSDLEKATESGGSLSVRIGDALSPSATIEGGFAGIVVDLFADGKIIPQLQEVETWLEIAKKLMPDGRIIVNCGGADAAVSLANDTGLSSWVQNSTIKALCAAFPGQLNWKRLSEKESVNYVALTGPLPNLDEWSTSVPSEMSTKVKQWVPCELA
- the LOC107278668 gene encoding transcription repressor OFP8-like; this encodes MKATTRRGMADQGLPSKKKKKKGSSAAAARGFMCGCGGAKSVSVVSRLSAAGNISPATTTPPTMTSSATATSAKTTRVTVPTPAPNTVHDADGTPSVGTLLLQLRELERGVRALGVREDRGIRPATPPPPRHRRSASDASSGGRRRRGRLEEESVPVVTESDDPLGDFRRSMAQMIVENEITATPELRELLHRFLSLNSSRHHHLILRAFADVCEELFAGAGEHNHHRPRRRPTKPLPYSATTN